The Triticum dicoccoides isolate Atlit2015 ecotype Zavitan chromosome 6A, WEW_v2.0, whole genome shotgun sequence genome has a window encoding:
- the LOC119315365 gene encoding uncharacterized protein LOC119315365 encodes MDPSDVEMEPAEHPLQPQPQQPPPPPQAAAAGDGWSMLSRARGLLQEGQPSLALQAVLLAIRSQGGEQALIQTLNRARDLYRQRSQPAPNIDELASLLAQCAIAEAQSSNPNPLAPGSDPVTALNSDEACILAECGRKQIILDAFNDGSSFICLKCGGLFSTSRKDEHLAYWCGAA; translated from the exons ATGGACCCGTCCGACGTCGAGATGGAGCCCGCGGAGCATCCGCTCCAGCCCCAGCCCCagcagcctccgccgccgccgcaggcagcggcggccggagatggGTGGAGCATGCTGTCCCGCGCCCGCGGGCTGCTCCAGGAGGGCCAGCCGTCCCTCGCGCTGCAGGCG GTACTCTTGGCCATAAGATCTCAAGGTGGTGAACAGGCTCTCATCCAGACTCTGAACCGTGCACGTGACCTCTACAGGCAGAGATCGCAGCCTGCTCCCAACATTGATGAGCTCGCTTCTTTGCTCGCACAGTGTGCTATAGCAGAGGCTCAGTCATCAAACCCTAATCCACTAGCACCTGGTTCTGACCCTGTTACGGCGTTGAACTCTGATGAGGCCTGCATACTTGCTGAGTGTGGAAGGAAGCAGATTATCCTGGACGCCTTCAACGATGGCAGCAGCTTCATTTGCTTGAAATGTGGTGGGCTCTTCAGCACGTCACGCAAAGATGAGCACCTGGCCTACTGGTGCGGGGCGGCATGA
- the LOC119315364 gene encoding protein IRX15-LIKE-like: protein MKAMSGTKLLLVRQPSSKYGNGAASPATAASISWRRFWLVAFLALFTCASLLTVFSTARAPSGAASPRVTFAAGAGAGSAVGGASAGGGALPAYVFDALVRYAAAAGANSTVSMPEEDVRAIASVLRRRAPCNLLVFGLGAETPLWRALNHGGRTVFLDENPFYVAHMEGAHGGLEAYDVAYATAVRELPDLLDAARASRRAECRPVQNLLFSDCRLAIGDLPNQLYDVAWDVILVDGPHGYAEGSPGRMAAIFSAAVMARTKGTVTDVLVHDYEREVESLCAGEFLCDENRVEGTGTPSLGHYVVRGGAAANREAFCGAPPTAKKAN from the coding sequence ATGAAGGCGATGTCCGGGACGAAGCTGCTCCTCGTCCGCCAGCCGTCGAGCAAGTACGGGAACGGGGCGGCGTCGCCGGCGACGGCCGCGTCCATCTCCTGGCGCCGCTTCTGGCTCGTCGCGTTCCTCGCGCTCTTCACCTGCGCGTCCCTGCTCACGGTCTTCTCCACGGCGCGCGCGCCGTCCGGGGCGGCGTCGCCGCGGGTCACGTTCGCGGCCGGCGCCGGCGCGGGCAGCGCCGTCGGCGGCGCCTCGGCGGGCGGAGGGGCGCTGCCGGCGTACGTGTTCGACGCGCTGGTGcggtacgcggcggcggcgggggcgaacTCGACGGTGAGCATGCCGGAGGAGGACGTGCGCGCGATCGCGTCGGTGCTGCGGCGGCGCGCGCCCTGCAACCTGCTGGTGTTCGGCCTCGGCGCGGAGACGCCGCTGTGGCGCGCGCTGAACCACGGGGGGCGGACGGTGTTCCTGGAcgagaaccccttctacgttgcccaCATGGAGGGCGCGCACGGCGGGCTGGAGGCGTACGACGTCGCCTACGCCACCGCCGTGCGCGAGCTCCCGGACCTCCTCGACGCCGCGCGCGCGTCCCGCCGCGCCGAGTGCCGCCCCGTCCAGAACCTGCTCTTCTCCGACTGCCGCCTCGCCATCGGCGACCTGCCCAACCAGCTCTACGACGTCGCCTGGGACGTCATCCTCGTCGACGGGCCGCACGGGTACGCCGAGGGCTCGCCGGGGAGGATGGCGGCCATCTTCTCGGCGGCGGTGATGGCGCGGACCAAGGGGACGGTCACGGACGTGCTGGTGCACGACTACGAGCGGGAGGTGGAGAGCCTGTGCGCGGGGGAGTTCCTCTGCGACGAGAACCGCGTGGAGGGGACCGGCACGCCGTCGCTCGGCCACTACGTCGTGCGCGGCGGCGCCGCCGCCAACCGGGAGGCCTTCTGCGGGGCGCCACCGACCGCGAAGAAGGCGAACTAG